GGTTCTGTACATATTAGATATTGAAACACAAGCCCGTGTAAAGATCCcgatttacaaaaattaagttAACTTCAACACCATCAGtaaatcaattcaaaaaaGATTCCAGTGCTTCCAAGCACTATCAACAGAGGGTGTGATCAAGGAATTGTAGGTCATAAAGTATATGCATAACatcatttcattatttcaaCAACATAGGGTCAAAGTTCAAAACATCATTAGAGTCAACAGACATTAGGTACATATgcatatcatttttttgtgttttcagAAACCACATTAAACTCCTCAGGCAACTGAACTTGAGGAAGCCCTACATTCTCCTTGTGACACTGCCAGTTTGTCTCACACACTTACATGGTGTGaactatgaagaaatatggatgAGTCTATTGCCAAtggattttttaataaatgcaAAACATATAAGCAGAGACTCCAATGGATACCTTGTATCTTATCCAATACTCCAGTCATGTGCTGCAGTATATGATCCTCGGTCCCGATGGTTGCAGGCTTGCAGCTGCCCTAATTTTTGAAGCGGCTAGTTTTTCCAACATAGCATCACACTGCACATGTAGGCCAATGGCTTCTCTATTTTTAACCTGAACGATCAGTCAgagtataattatttcaagTCATCTTACATGTGTGGCTACCCTACTAATCCCGAAGAAGTGGTTCAACTAGAAATTTTTGCCACATCACGAAATTCAAAGAACCAACAAACGAGTAATACATATATCAAGCTAATTTTTGCCACATCactcataaaaataaagaccTTACAGGAATGGCaacagaaaaaagaaataagtaagaaattttatccaaaaaaagGCCAGTTGACACGTAGTTGTGTCTATGATTTAGGAAGAATAAGTATGATTTAAGTAGGAAACCAGCAAAAGGTGTGGATCCTCTGGAAGAAAGGGATTCGATATGGAGTGGCAGGATACTAGTGCCCTGTTAAGCGGACAATATAAACTAATCGATGCAATAGGAGCTCATACAATCTTCTAAAGCTACACATAAAATCAAGGACAGTTTAGTAACACAAAGGTCTGGAACTTCTAAAAAAGTGAGTCATTAGCCATACCAAATCAATACAGATGCATAGTTTATCAAGCTTAATATCAAGTCAAAGTAGTATACAATTCAGTTCAGCATTATACCAAACCAGATGTAGCATTAACTAATTCAGCTCAATTTTTACCGAAAGAGTAATCTGAAATCGAACTCATTGCAACAATCTCACACATTTGAAGCTCCAAAACCAATTAAGCAAAAACAATTGACAGCATTATCTCAAATTAATCAAACCATTGCTAATTATGTTGTGGATGTCTCGTGGAGGAGGAGAGGGATCGGGGGATGGAGGCGGAGGGTCTCCTTGATGACACATCTGAGGAAAGTTAGTTTCTCGAGATCCGACTCGTGCACTTTTTGATCGAGCCCGACCACTTGAGCGAGCTCTTGTTGGACCTTTTTGAGGTCATTGGGACTCTTCATTAGCTCGGACATCGCCCACTCGATGGCTGAGGCAACGGTTTCTGTCCCACCAAACATGACATCCTTggtagaaaataatttatgatatgaGATTTTGTGATAAGGCAAATTTGTATGTAAACATGTAACGATAAATTTGCTATTTTCAATACAAATTGGTACGTATATAATTACCTCCGAATAAggatacaaaaatatataaatacggCAAGTAACGCTTCTACAtataaatggaaacaactagtatttctttttgaaacGATACTAATTAGTTATTAGAGAAAGACAATCTTAATTTGTTCGATCATATTTGGTAATAGCTACACAGGATATAATTATAGcttactttatatattttcatacgACAAATATCTTTCACAAGAGATTTGGGcgatttgttttattaattaattagtgacgTTTAAATAAACTCCAAATAAATGTGtgtttaaaacttttaatGGGGTCACATATTATAACAAGACGGATACACAATattattccaaaaatatatgcatataatttaGACATGTAAAATATTGTAAAGGATTAATCTTAGAAAGTAGTTTAGATAATTGGTTCAGCAAAAGAATTTCCTACGTCATTACATATGTAAAAGGAGTTAAAAAATCCGACGACCATATAATCACATAATCTAGAATGCGAAATAATATAGGATAAAAAAAGGTTAATTATGGtttctttctatttaaaatttttataattttatacctaatctttcaaaatatttacaaaactaTCAAGTAGTAGGAGACtaggagtaattaaatttcttactTCGAGTACAAGACGTTTCACGTGTATATTCTCTTTCagaaaaactaaaagcatgtgtcaatataatacaaaaagaagaagataggtttgttattgatttattttagaaaacgaCACATGAATCATATTTTACacaaaacttttattttataaaattaatttacacaTAATCTCCAAAATTATAATCACATGAATACCTAACATATATACATTAGAAAggttataatatattaaaaaaataaataaataattgggataaagtaattaacaaaaacataaaaatgttCTTACCATGATGAGAGCCTTAATATTATCCCTTGTGATAGTAATAGGCCGCTTTGATTCATTGCTATCTCCATTCTCAGAGTAAAACTCCATCAACTCATCCACCATATCATCCTCAGCTCCTCCGCCTTCTTCCCTCTCCTTCCTCTTTTCGATATGTTCATCGATGATCCTATCGATAAACGCATCGAGCGAATCCCGGGCCCTCTCCAGCCTCCGGCTGAATCCCGGGCCGTTGATCCACCCCATCCACGGCACGAAATCCGCCACATTAAACGCCCCGAAAAGCTTCGAAAACTCCTGCATAATCCCCACAAACTCCCCCTGCCCGTCCCGGGCCACCGACCCGAACGCGGCCCGGTACGTGATATTCTTGGTCAATCCCAGCACCATCGCCCCCACATTCACGGGCCGCCCGGCCCGCGACTCGACGTCTTTCACAAAGGCGTCGATCTCGTCGCGGACCGAGGCCCACGACTCGGCCCGCTTGCGGCTGAAGACCTTCGTGACGCAGATTTTGCGCATCTGGCGCCAGAAGGGCCCGTAGTGGGCGAAGGCCATGTCGGCCCGGTCGTAGGTGAGGAAGCGGATGGCGATAGTCGCGGGCCGGTTGGAGAAGACGTGGTCCTGGGCCTGGAGGACTTCGCGGGCTGCCTCCGCGGTGGAGACGGCCACCATGTGGACCTTTCCCACCTTGAGGTGGAAGAGGCCGCCGTGGGTTTTGGCGAGGGCCGCGAGGCCGCGGTGGGTGAGCTGGCTGACCATGCCCATGCTGCCTATCCCGGGCCATCCCTTCGGCCCGGGAGGGAGGCGGGGTTTTTGGCGTGAGGATTTGATTAGCAAAACGGCGAGGGATAGGAGAAGGGTGGCTGCGGCTATCGCTAAGGGCGTGTTTGGGTGGTTTTGGAGGTCCATGATTATtcagtgtttgtgtgtgttgaCAGGTTT
The genomic region above belongs to Salvia hispanica cultivar TCC Black 2014 chromosome 3, UniMelb_Shisp_WGS_1.0, whole genome shotgun sequence and contains:
- the LOC125209781 gene encoding cytochrome P450 84A1-like, coding for MDLQNHPNTPLAIAAATLLLSLAVLLIKSSRQKPRLPPGPKGWPGIGSMGMVSQLTHRGLAALAKTHGGLFHLKVGKVHMVAVSTAEAAREVLQAQDHVFSNRPATIAIRFLTYDRADMAFAHYGPFWRQMRKICVTKVFSRKRAESWASVRDEIDAFVKDVESRAGRPVNVGAMVLGLTKNITYRAAFGSVARDGQGEFVGIMQEFSKLFGAFNVADFVPWMGWINGPGFSRRLERARDSLDAFIDRIIDEHIEKRKEREEGGGAEDDMVDELMEFYSENGDSNESKRPITITRDNIKALIMDVMFGGTETVASAIEWAMSELMKSPNDLKKVQQELAQVVGLDQKVHESDLEKLTFLRCVIKETLRLHPPIPLLLHETSTT